In Aureibaculum algae, the following are encoded in one genomic region:
- a CDS encoding beta-L-arabinofuranosidase domain-containing protein, which translates to MKKSNILAISIVIFILIFYSCDKVTDGKMNIEIVTSPSILVTSNSHYVSNRAPLVPSALIKLPLGAIQPQNWLKECMERQAEGLMGNLGEISAWLQKENNAWLSNDGKGAWGWEEVPYWLKGYLNSAYILGDKTMINESQIWIDAAINSQRSDGNFGPVIISEKDGSQDFWSNMIMLYCLQSYYEYTQDERIIDLMSKYFKFQLSLPDENLLSKTQYWQHIRGGDNLHSVLWLYNRTGEKWLLDLAKKLHRVTAPWSKRDNTLEEIRNWKEVREGMVWPDWYGKLIDWHNVNVAQCFREPAQYYLVSGDKQDLQATYDNFDIIREYFGQVPGGMFGADENARPGYDDPRQGIETCGIVEQMNSDEHMIRITGDIFWADHAEKVAFNTLPAAFTPDFKSLRYITSPNMVLNDNKNHRPGIMNDGPFLMMNPFSSRCCQHNHGQGWPYLSENLWMATPDNGLAAVIYAANNVKAKVGDGTEVSIITKSNYPFEEDVTFTVKCKKEDVFPLYFRIPGWCKSASIVVNDKKVQILPEAGKYIKLEKYWQNNDKITLSLPKELNVRKWENNHNSVSVNYGPLTFSLKIGEAYVKKESDKTAIGDSKWQKGVDKEKWPSFEIHPNTAWNYGLVLDASNPESSFELELKPWPKDNFPFTNASVPYVLKAKGKKIPAWKLDQYGLAGELQDSPVISDEPMEILELVPMGASRLRVSSIPVIGEDGKVWK; encoded by the coding sequence ATGAAGAAATCAAATATTCTTGCAATATCAATTGTAATATTTATTTTAATATTTTATTCTTGCGATAAAGTTACTGATGGTAAAATGAACATTGAGATCGTAACATCACCATCAATCTTAGTTACAAGTAATTCTCACTATGTAAGTAATAGGGCACCGTTGGTGCCAAGTGCACTCATAAAATTACCGTTAGGGGCCATTCAGCCTCAAAATTGGTTAAAAGAATGTATGGAAAGACAAGCCGAAGGGTTAATGGGTAATTTGGGAGAAATTAGTGCCTGGTTGCAAAAAGAAAATAACGCTTGGCTCTCCAATGATGGTAAAGGTGCTTGGGGATGGGAGGAGGTGCCATATTGGCTCAAAGGTTATTTGAATAGTGCCTATATTTTAGGAGATAAAACTATGATCAATGAATCTCAAATTTGGATTGATGCAGCTATTAATAGTCAACGCTCAGATGGTAATTTTGGTCCAGTTATAATTTCTGAAAAAGATGGTTCGCAAGATTTTTGGAGTAATATGATAATGCTCTATTGTTTGCAATCTTACTATGAGTATACACAGGACGAACGTATAATTGATTTAATGAGTAAATATTTCAAATTCCAATTAAGCCTTCCTGATGAAAACTTGTTGTCAAAAACTCAATATTGGCAACATATTAGAGGTGGAGATAATTTACATAGTGTATTGTGGCTTTACAACCGTACCGGTGAAAAATGGTTGTTAGATTTGGCTAAAAAATTACATAGAGTAACAGCGCCATGGTCAAAAAGAGATAATACGTTGGAGGAAATTAGAAATTGGAAAGAAGTTAGAGAAGGTATGGTTTGGCCAGATTGGTATGGTAAATTAATAGATTGGCACAACGTAAACGTAGCACAATGTTTTCGTGAACCTGCACAATATTATTTAGTTAGTGGAGATAAACAGGACTTACAAGCCACCTACGATAACTTTGATATTATAAGAGAATACTTTGGTCAGGTACCTGGTGGAATGTTTGGGGCAGATGAAAATGCTCGACCTGGATACGACGATCCTAGGCAAGGAATCGAAACCTGCGGTATCGTGGAACAAATGAATTCAGATGAACATATGATTCGTATAACTGGTGATATATTTTGGGCAGACCATGCTGAAAAAGTTGCATTTAATACATTACCTGCAGCTTTTACACCTGATTTTAAGAGTTTACGTTATATAACTAGCCCTAATATGGTACTTAACGATAATAAGAATCATCGTCCCGGCATTATGAATGATGGTCCATTTTTGATGATGAACCCTTTTAGTTCACGCTGCTGTCAACATAATCATGGTCAAGGGTGGCCATATTTATCAGAAAATCTTTGGATGGCAACTCCGGACAATGGATTAGCAGCAGTAATTTATGCTGCCAATAACGTGAAAGCAAAAGTAGGTGACGGAACTGAAGTTAGTATTATAACCAAATCAAACTACCCCTTCGAAGAGGATGTTACTTTTACTGTAAAATGTAAAAAAGAGGATGTTTTTCCTTTATATTTTCGAATTCCAGGTTGGTGCAAATCAGCATCAATTGTTGTAAATGATAAAAAAGTTCAAATCCTACCAGAAGCTGGAAAATATATTAAACTTGAGAAATATTGGCAAAATAATGATAAAATTACGCTATCGCTACCAAAAGAACTGAACGTACGAAAATGGGAAAATAATCATAACAGTGTCAGTGTTAACTATGGTCCATTAACTTTCTCCTTAAAAATAGGTGAAGCGTATGTTAAAAAAGAAAGCGATAAAACAGCTATTGGTGACTCTAAATGGCAGAAAGGTGTGGATAAAGAAAAATGGCCTTCTTTTGAAATACATCCAAATACGGCATGGAATTATGGTTTGGTATTAGATGCATCAAATCCTGAATCTTCTTTCGAGCTAGAATTAAAACCATGGCCAAAAGATAATTTTCCTTTTACAAATGCTTCAGTACCTTATGTTTTAAAAGCAAAAGGTAAAAAAATACCAGCTTGGAAATTAGACCAATATGGTTTGGCGGGTGAGTTGCAGGATAGTCCAGTAATTTCAGACGAACCAATGGAAATTTTGGAATTAGTTCCAATGGGAGCTTCGAGGTTGAGAGTTAGTTCTATTCCCGTAATTGGGGAGGATGGTAAAGTCTGGAAGTAG